The sequence below is a genomic window from Streptomyces sp. NBC_00582.
TTCGCGCTGCGTGGTGTGGCGCTGCTGACCGAGACCATCGAGAAGGTCCAGGAGCGGCTCAACCCGGAGCTGGAGCTCGACGGCATCCTCGCCACGATGTACGACTCGCGCACGGTCCACAGCCGTGAGGTCCTGGCCCGGGTGGTCGAGGCCTTCGACGACCACGTCTACCACACGGTCATCGGGCGCACGGTCCGCTTCCCGGAGACCACGGTCGCCGGTGAGCCGATCACCACGTACGCCTCCAACTCCGTCGGCGCAGCCGCCTATCGCCAGCTCGCCAGGGAGGTGCTCGCCCGGTGTCACGCCGAGTGAGTCTGCCGGGGGCCGACGAACTCTTCCGTACGACAGGGGGGATGGCGCTTCAGCCGTCCGCACCCCGACGCCAGGCCGGTGGCGAGGCCCGGGTGCCCGCCCCGGCCGGCGAGAGCGACGGGGTCGCCGCGGGCGAGGACGCGCCGCAGGCCGTACCCGCGCAGGGCGGGGACGGCGAGGGCGCGGAGCACGTGGCGGCCGACGCCGACCCGACCGACACCGAGCCGCGAAGCCGGACGGAGCGCTCCGGACGGCGACCGGGGGTGCAGGAAGGTTCTGTCCCCGCCGACGAGGCCGCCCAGCCCCGCAAACGCGGGGGACGGGCCGCGGCCCGCCGGCCCAGCGGACGTGAGCGGCACGACGAGAAGATCACCGTGTACGTGTCCGCCGAGGAGCTGATGGACCTGGAGCACGCCCGGCTGGTGCTCCGCGGCGAGCACGGGCTGGCCGTGGACCGGGGGCGGATCGTGCGGGAGGCGGTCGCGGTGGTGCTCGCCGACCTGGAGGCCCGCGGAGACGCCAGCATCCTCGTACGACGGTTGCGGGGGCGGTAGGGGTAGCCTGCGGGGGCCATGACCTCGAGCGACGTTCCCGCCCCCGGCACACCCCGTGCGGGCCGTCGGCGTGCGCTGGGCAAGGGGCCGGGCGCTCCGGCGGTCGAGCCCGACACGGCGGTCGAACCGGAGACGGCGGTCGAGCCGGACGCGGTCGTGGAGGCGCCGGTCGTCGACGAGGCGTCGCGGGCCGAGGCGTCGCCGGAGATCCCCGACGGTGTCTTCACGGTGCGGCTCGCCAACTTCGAGGGGCCGTTCGATCTGCTGCTCCAGCTCATCTCCAAGCACAAGCTGGACGTCACCGAGGTCGCGCTGTCGAAGGTGACCGACGAGTTCATGGCGCACATCCGGGCGATGGGACCGGACTGGGACCTCGACCAGACGACCGAGTTCCTCGTCGTCGCCGCCACCCTGCTCGATCTGAAGGCGGCCCGGCTGCTGCCCGCCGCCGAGGTGGAGGACGAGGCCGACCTGGCGCTGCTGGAGGCCCGGGACCTGCTGTTCGCCCGGCTGCTGCAGTACCGCGCGTACAAACAGGTCGCCGACGTCTTCACACACCGGCTCGACGTCGAGGCCCGCCGCTACCCCCGGACCGTAGGCCTGGAACCGCACCACGCCGAGCTGCTGCCCGAGGTGGTCATCAGCATCGGGGCGGAGGGATTCGCCAGGCTCGCGGTGAAGGCGATGCAGCCCCGGCCGAAGCCGCAGGTGTACGTCGACCACATCCACGCGCCGCTGGTGAGCGTGCAGGAGCAGGCCGGGATCGTCGTCGCGCGGCTGCGGGAGCTGGGGGAGGCCTCCTTCCGGACGCTCGTCGAGGACACCGACGACACCCTGACCGTGGTGGCCCGGTTCCTGGCGCTGCTGGAGCTGTACCGGGAGAAGGCGGTCGCGCTCGACCAGGAGACCGCGCTCGGGGAACTGCTCGTGCGCTGGACCGCCGGGGACGGGGACGCCCAGCCGATGGTCACCGACGAGTTCGACCGGCCGCCGGAGCCGCCCGAGGAGCCCGAGAAGGGGAACGAGAAGGGGAAGAAGCCGTGACCGAGAGCCCCGTCGCCGCGCTCGATCTCAAGGGCGCCCTGGAGGCCGTCCTGATGGTCGTGGACGAGCCCGCCACCGAGGAGCACCTCGCGAAGATCGTGGAGCGGCCCCGGCGGCAGGTCGCCGACGCGCTGCGCGCCCTGGCCGACGAGTACACCGTGCAGGGACGCGGCTTCGAGCTGCGGTTCGTCGCGGGCGGCTGGCGGTTCTACACGCGCGCGCGGTTCGCGCCGGCGGTGGAGCGGTTCGTGCTGGACGGGCAGCAGGCCCGGCTCACCCAGGCCGCGCTGGAGACGCTCGCCGTGGTCGCCTACCGGCAGCCGGTCAGCCGCAGCCGGGTCTCCGCGGTGCGCGGGGTCAACTGCGACGGTGTGATGCGCACCCTGTTGCAGCGCGGTCTCGTCGAGGAGGCGGGCACGGAACCCGAAACAGGTGCGATCCTGTATGCGACGACGAACTACTTCCTGGAGCGGATGGGCCTGCGCGGTCTGGACGAGCTCCCGGAGCTCGCGCCCTTCCTCCCGGAGGCGGAGGCGATCGAGGCCGAGACCCAGGAAGCCGTGCCGTCGTTCGACCCGGACGCCCCGGACACGGACGACGGGCCCACGACGAAGACGACTGACACGACGACGACGGAATGTTGATGCGAAGCAGCGGTAGCGGTAGCGGGAAGAGCGGCGGGCGCGGTAACCACCGCGGGGCCGGCAACGGCAGGGACCAGAAGCAGGGCGGCCAGGGCGGCCAGGGGCGCCCCCGCAAGCCCCGTCCCGAGGAGCGCCGCTACGACGTGGGCCCCGGCGCCTCCCCGGACGGCCCGAAGTCCGGGCGCGGCGGCTCCGCGCGCGGCGGTGCCAAGGGCGGCCCCAAGAAGCCCCAGCCCCAGCGCGGGCGCACGGCCCCCGGCAGCTCGCGTGAGTACGAGGCGCGGGCCGAGGAGCGCAACCGCGAGCGGTACGCGGGCAAGAAGGACATCAAGCCGCCCAAGACCTTCCCGGGCGCCGAGCAGGAGGGCGAGCGGCTGCAGAAGGTCCTCGCGCGCGCGGGCTACGGCTCCCGACGGGCCTGCGAGGAGCTCATCGAGCAGGCGCGGGTCGAGGTCAACGGCGAGATCGTGCTCGAGCAGGGCAAGCGCGTCGACCCGGAGAAGGACGAGGTGAAGGTCGACGGCCTGACGGTCGCGACGCAGTCGTACCAGTTCTTCTCGCTGAACAAGCCGGCCGGTGTGGTCTCCACGATGGAGGATCCGGAGGGGCGGCAGTGCCTCGGGGACTACGTCACCAACCGTGAGACCCGGCTCTTCCACGTCGGCCGGCTCGACACCGAGACCGAGGGCGTCATCCTGCTCACCAACCACGGCGAGCTGGCGCACCGGCTGACCCACCCGAAGTACGGCGTGAAGAAGACCTACCTCGCGCACATCGTCGGCCCGATCCCGCGCGATCTCGGCAAGAAGCTCAAGGACGGCATCCAGCTCGAGGACGGCTACGCGCGCGCGGACCACTTCCGGGTCGTCGAGCAGACCGGCAAGAACTACCTCGTCGAGGTCACCCTGCACGAGGGCCGCAAGCACATCGTGCGCCGGATGCTGGCCGAGGCGGGCTTCCCGGTCGACAAGCTGGTGCGGACCGCCTTCGGGCCGATCACCCTCGGCGACCAGAAGTCGGGCTGGCTGCGGCGGCTGTCCAACACGGAGGTCGGCATGCTGATGAACGAGGTCGACCTCTAGAAGCGCCCTGCACGGCTGTGTGGCGGCCGGTACCGGGTCATCCGGTGCCGGCCGCTTCCGTTTGCGCGAAAGCCTGTCAGAGGGCCGCTGAGGACTTGTGGGCCGACGGCTGATTCTTTATAGTCGTCCCGACTATTAGTCATGTTGACCATAAAGGAGGCGGCACCGGTGCAGGGCTACGACAAGTACGCGCACGAACCCTTCGCCGTCACCGTCGACCTCGCCGTCCTCACGGTCCGCGAGGGCACCCTGCACGTCCTGCTCGTCGAGCGCGGACAGGAGCCGTACGCCGGGAAGTGGGCCCTGCCCGGCGGCTTCGTACGGCCGGACGAGTCCGCCGAGACGGCCGCCCGGCGCGAACTGGCCGAGGAGACCGGCCTGGACGGAGTCGGCGCCGGGTCCGGACTCCACCTGGAGCAGCTGCGCACCTACAGCGAACCCGACCGCGACCCCCGGATGCGGGTCGTGTCCGTCGCCTTCGCCGCCCTGCTGCCCGACGCGCCCGAACCGCACGGCGGCGGCGACGCGGCCGAGGCCCGCTGGCTGCCCTACGACGAGACCGGGCCGCTCGCCTTCGACCACGACCGGATCCTCGCCGACGCCCACGAACGGGTCGGCGCCAAGCTCGAGTACACCTGCCTCGCGACCTCCTTCTGCCCGCCCGAGTTCACCCTCGGCGAGCTCCAGCAGGTCTACGAGACGGTCTGGGGGACGGGGCTCGACCGTCCCAACTTCCGCCGCAAGGTACTGGCCACACCGGGGTTCGTCGAACCGGTGCCCGGAGCCGCGCGGCTGACCGGAGGCCGTGGCAAACCGGCCGCCCTCTACCGCGCGGGCACCGCCACCGCGCTCCACCCGCCCCTGCTGCGACCGCCCCGGGAAGGACGTTCCGCATGACCACGACCACCGTGAGGAAGCGCGCCGCCACCGGCGCCCTGCTGGGCCTCGCCCTCGGGGACGCGCTCGGCTTCCCCACCGAGTTCAACGACGTCCCCTCGATCCTCGCCAAGTGCGGGCCCTGGCGGGGGATGGAACTGCCCGGGCGCCCCTTCGTCTCCGACGACACCCAGATGACCCTCGCCGTGGCCCGCGCCCTGCGCACCGCGATGGACCGGGGACTGCTGGTGCCGACACGGCTGCTACGGCCCCTGCGTGAGGAGTTCGTGGACTGGTACCAGTCGCCCGAGAACAACCGCGCCCCCGGCCGGACCTGCCTGACCGCCTGCAACCTGCTCAAGGACGAGCAACGGCTGTGGCAGGACGCCAGCCAGATCGGCTCCAAGGGCTGCGGCGCCAACATGCGCGTCGCCCCCGTGGGCCTCGCCCCCGGCCTCAGTGAGGAACAGCGCGCCGGCGCAGCCCAGTTCCAGTCCGCGCTCACCCACGGCCACCCCACCGCGCTCGCCGCGTCCGACCTCACCGCCCACGCCGTACGGCTCCTCGCCCAGGGCGCCCCGCCGGCCGGACTGGTCGCGCGGCTGCGGTCGTACGCCGTCGCGAACCGCACCCGCTACCACCACCGCTGGCTCGGCGACCTGTGGACCCGCAGCCAGGACCCGTCCGCCGAGCACTTCATCGCGCGCGGCTGGGACGAGTGCCTGGACATCCTGGACCGCCTCGCCGAGGCGCTGCGCGACCCGGCACCCGAGAGCGACCCGTGCCTGGCCACCGGGGCGGGCTGGATCGCCGAGGAGGCCATGGCCACCGGCCTGCTGTGCTTCCTGCTCTTCCCCGAAGAGCCGGTCACCGCGCTGCGCCGGGCCGCGTGCTCCTCCGGCGACTCGGACTCCATCGCCTGTCTGACGGGCGCCTTCGCGGGGGCGTACACGGGCGCCGACGCCTGGCCCACGCCCTGGGCGGACCGGATCGAGTACCAGGGGGAGCTGGTGACGCTCGGCGCGCTGTGGGACCTGTGATCAGGTCAGCGTGATGCTGTCGCCCCGCACCGAGATCTGCTTCTGAGGCAGCGGCTTCGTCGCCGGACCCGAGGCCACCGAGCCGTCGGCGATACGGAACTCGCTCTTGTGACAGGGGCAGTTGATCGTGCCGTTCGCGACCGAGCCCACCGTGCAGCCCTGATGGGTGCAGACCGCCGAGAAGGCCTTGAAGTCACCCTTCGTCGGCTGGGTGACGACGACCTTCTCGGCCGTGAAGATCTTGCCGCCGCCCTCGGGGATCTCGGTGGTCTTCGCCAGCGCGCCCCCGGCGGCGGACTTCGTCGCGTCCGCGGAGTCCGACGACGAACCGCCGCCGTCGTCGTTGCCGCAGCCCGTGGCGAGGGCCGCTGCCGCGCCGCCCGTCACGATGAGCACCGTGCGTCGTGTCGGGGAGATGGTCATGGCGTCACTCCGGGGGGTGCGGAAGCACGTACAGAAGCCAGCCAAGCGCGTACCGGCGGCGCCCCGCAACCGGGCGCGCCGCGTCTCAGGGGGCGGGCGGGGCGCACTCACCCCGGCGCGGGCTGACTAGGCTGGACATCTCAAGAGCCGTACATCAGCACATCAGCGAGGAGCAGCGCCGTGGCGGTACGAGCGGTCCGGGGAGCCGTCCAACTGGAACGCGACGAGGCCGGGCACATGGACGAGCAGGTCGGGGCCCTGCTCACCGCCGTCCTGGAGCGGAACTCCCTCAGCGCGGACGACCTGATCAGCATCTGGTTCACGGCCACCCCCGATCTGCACAGCGACTTCCCGGCCGCCGCCGCCCGGGCGCTCGGCATCGTCGACGTCCCCCTGATCTGCGCCCAGGAACTCGACGTCGAGGGCGCCATGCCGCGCGTCGTCCGCCTGCTCGCGCACGTCGAGTCCGAGCGGCCGCGCGCCGAGATCAGCCATGTCTACCTCGGCGCCGCCGCCGCCCTGCGCAAGGACATCGCCCAGTGAGGACCGCACTCGTCATCGGCACCGGGCTCATCGGCACCTCCGCCGCCCTGGCCCTCGCCCAGCGGGGCGTCGTCGTCCATCTGGAGGACCACGACCCCGGACAGGCCCGTACGGCCGCCGCGCTCGGCGCCGGCACCGACGAGGCGCCCGAGGGCCCCGTCGACCTCGCCGTGGTGGCCGCCCCGCCCGCCCACGTGGCCGCCGTGCTCGCCGACGCCATGCGCCGGGGCGTGGCCCGCGGCTACCTGGACGTGGCCAGCGTCAAGGGCGGTCCCCGCCGGGAGCTGGAGGCGCTCGGCCCGGACCCGTCCGTGATGGCCAGGTACATCGGCACGCACCCCATGTCCGGCCGGGAGAAGTCCGGCCCGCTGGCCGCGACCGGCGATCTCTTCGAGGGCCGGCCCTGGGTGCTCACCCCCACCCGGGACACCGACACCGAGGTCCTCAACCTCGCCCTGGAACTCGTCTCGCACTGCCGGGCCGTCCCCGTGGTGATGGACGCCGACGCGCACGACCGCGCCGTCGCGCTCGTCTCCCACATGCCCCACCTGGTCTCCAGCATGGTCGCGGCCCGGCTGCAGAACGCCGAGGAGGCCGCCGTACGCCTGTGCGGGCAGGGCATCCGGGACGTCACCCGGATCGCCGCCTCCGACCCCCGGATGTGGATCGACATCCTCTCCGCGAACCCGGGGCCCGTCGCCGACCTGCTCACCGATGTCGCCGCCGACCTGGACGAGACGGTGCGGGCCCTGCGCGCACTGCAGTCCTCCGACGACGCCAAGCGACGTGAGGGCGCCGACGGCATCGAGGACGTCCTGCGCCGCGGCAACGCCGGACAGGTCCGCGTCCCCGGCAAGCACGGGGCCGCCCCGCGCGTCTACGAGGCCGTGGTGGTGCTCCTCGACGACCGGCCGGGCCAGCTCGCCCGCATCTTCGCGGACGCCGGACAGGTGGGCATCAACATCGAGGACGTACGCATCGAGCACGCCACCGGGCAGCAGACCGGTCTGATGCAGCTCATGGTGGAGCCGAAGTCGGCGCCGGTGCTCTCGGCGGCGCTGCGCGAGCGCGGCTGGTCGATCCGGCAGTAGGGCGGTTCCCGCGGTGGGGGCGGACCTCGGCCAGAAGGGTGACGTATGCCCGGTAACCTTGTGCGGGGCACCCTCGCGCCCCGCACATCCACCACCTCGCACCAGGAAGGTGTCCCCCCGTGGAAAACGGCGCCGCCCAGCCCGTGATTGTCGCCATCGACGGCCCCTCCGGCACGGGCAAGTCGAGCACGTCCAAGGCCGTGGCCGCCCAGCTCGGGCTGAGCTACCTGGACACCGGCGCCCAGTACCGGGCGATCACCTGGTGGATGGTGACCAACGGGATCGACATCGAGGACCCCACGGCGATCGCGGCCGTCGCGGGCAAGGCGGAGATCGTCTCGGGCACCGACCCGGCGAACCCGACGATCACCGTCGACGGCATCGACGTCGCCGGCCCGATCCGCACCCAGGAGGTCACCTCCCGGGTCAGCGCGGTCAGCGCGGTCCCCGAGGTGCGGGCCCGGATCACCGAGCTGCAGCGTTCGCTGGCCACCGGCGCGGAGAAGGGGATCGTCGTCGAGGGCCGGGACATCGGTACGACGGTGCTGCCCGACGCCGATCTGAAGATCTTCCTCACCGCCTCCCCGGAGGCGCGCGCCGCCCGCCGCAGCGGTGAGCTCAAGGGCTCCGACGTGGCCGCCACCCGTGAGGCGCTGATCAAGCGGGACGCGGCCGACTCCTCCCGCAAGACCTCCCCGCTCGCCAAGGCGGACGACGCCGTCGAGGTGGACACCACCGAGCTGACCCTGGCCCAGGTCGTCGAGTGCGTCGTCACCCTCGTCGAGGAGAAGCGGGCCGGAAAGTGAGCGAGCTGCCTTCCGAGAAGGGCGCCGAGGTCGGGCGGCGGATCGGCGTCGGCCTGATGTACGGGCTGTGGAAGCCGCGGGTGCTCGGCTCCTGGAGGGTGCCCGCGAGCGGTCCGCTGATCCTCGCGGTCAACCACTCCCACAACCTCGACGGCCCGATGGTCATCGGCGTGGCGCCCCGCGCGTCGCACTTCCTGGTCAAGAAGGAGGCGTTCATCGGTCCGCTCGGCCGGTTCATGACGAGCGTCGGCCAGATCGAGG
It includes:
- the scpB gene encoding SMC-Scp complex subunit ScpB encodes the protein MTESPVAALDLKGALEAVLMVVDEPATEEHLAKIVERPRRQVADALRALADEYTVQGRGFELRFVAGGWRFYTRARFAPAVERFVLDGQQARLTQAALETLAVVAYRQPVSRSRVSAVRGVNCDGVMRTLLQRGLVEEAGTEPETGAILYATTNYFLERMGLRGLDELPELAPFLPEAEAIEAETQEAVPSFDPDAPDTDDGPTTKTTDTTTTEC
- a CDS encoding Rieske (2Fe-2S) protein, whose protein sequence is MTISPTRRTVLIVTGGAAAALATGCGNDDGGGSSSDSADATKSAAGGALAKTTEIPEGGGKIFTAEKVVVTQPTKGDFKAFSAVCTHQGCTVGSVANGTINCPCHKSEFRIADGSVASGPATKPLPQKQISVRGDSITLT
- a CDS encoding pseudouridine synthase yields the protein MRSSGSGSGKSGGRGNHRGAGNGRDQKQGGQGGQGRPRKPRPEERRYDVGPGASPDGPKSGRGGSARGGAKGGPKKPQPQRGRTAPGSSREYEARAEERNRERYAGKKDIKPPKTFPGAEQEGERLQKVLARAGYGSRRACEELIEQARVEVNGEIVLEQGKRVDPEKDEVKVDGLTVATQSYQFFSLNKPAGVVSTMEDPEGRQCLGDYVTNRETRLFHVGRLDTETEGVILLTNHGELAHRLTHPKYGVKKTYLAHIVGPIPRDLGKKLKDGIQLEDGYARADHFRVVEQTGKNYLVEVTLHEGRKHIVRRMLAEAGFPVDKLVRTAFGPITLGDQKSGWLRRLSNTEVGMLMNEVDL
- a CDS encoding prephenate dehydrogenase; the protein is MRTALVIGTGLIGTSAALALAQRGVVVHLEDHDPGQARTAAALGAGTDEAPEGPVDLAVVAAPPAHVAAVLADAMRRGVARGYLDVASVKGGPRRELEALGPDPSVMARYIGTHPMSGREKSGPLAATGDLFEGRPWVLTPTRDTDTEVLNLALELVSHCRAVPVVMDADAHDRAVALVSHMPHLVSSMVAARLQNAEEAAVRLCGQGIRDVTRIAASDPRMWIDILSANPGPVADLLTDVAADLDETVRALRALQSSDDAKRREGADGIEDVLRRGNAGQVRVPGKHGAAPRVYEAVVVLLDDRPGQLARIFADAGQVGINIEDVRIEHATGQQTGLMQLMVEPKSAPVLSAALRERGWSIRQ
- the aroH gene encoding chorismate mutase, yielding MAVRAVRGAVQLERDEAGHMDEQVGALLTAVLERNSLSADDLISIWFTATPDLHSDFPAAAARALGIVDVPLICAQELDVEGAMPRVVRLLAHVESERPRAEISHVYLGAAAALRKDIAQ
- a CDS encoding NUDIX hydrolase; this translates as MLTIKEAAPVQGYDKYAHEPFAVTVDLAVLTVREGTLHVLLVERGQEPYAGKWALPGGFVRPDESAETAARRELAEETGLDGVGAGSGLHLEQLRTYSEPDRDPRMRVVSVAFAALLPDAPEPHGGGDAAEARWLPYDETGPLAFDHDRILADAHERVGAKLEYTCLATSFCPPEFTLGELQQVYETVWGTGLDRPNFRRKVLATPGFVEPVPGAARLTGGRGKPAALYRAGTATALHPPLLRPPREGRSA
- a CDS encoding segregation and condensation protein A → MTSSDVPAPGTPRAGRRRALGKGPGAPAVEPDTAVEPETAVEPDAVVEAPVVDEASRAEASPEIPDGVFTVRLANFEGPFDLLLQLISKHKLDVTEVALSKVTDEFMAHIRAMGPDWDLDQTTEFLVVAATLLDLKAARLLPAAEVEDEADLALLEARDLLFARLLQYRAYKQVADVFTHRLDVEARRYPRTVGLEPHHAELLPEVVISIGAEGFARLAVKAMQPRPKPQVYVDHIHAPLVSVQEQAGIVVARLRELGEASFRTLVEDTDDTLTVVARFLALLELYREKAVALDQETALGELLVRWTAGDGDAQPMVTDEFDRPPEPPEEPEKGNEKGKKP
- the cmk gene encoding (d)CMP kinase, producing the protein MENGAAQPVIVAIDGPSGTGKSSTSKAVAAQLGLSYLDTGAQYRAITWWMVTNGIDIEDPTAIAAVAGKAEIVSGTDPANPTITVDGIDVAGPIRTQEVTSRVSAVSAVPEVRARITELQRSLATGAEKGIVVEGRDIGTTVLPDADLKIFLTASPEARAARRSGELKGSDVAATREALIKRDAADSSRKTSPLAKADDAVEVDTTELTLAQVVECVVTLVEEKRAGK
- a CDS encoding ADP-ribosylglycohydrolase family protein, producing the protein MTTTTVRKRAATGALLGLALGDALGFPTEFNDVPSILAKCGPWRGMELPGRPFVSDDTQMTLAVARALRTAMDRGLLVPTRLLRPLREEFVDWYQSPENNRAPGRTCLTACNLLKDEQRLWQDASQIGSKGCGANMRVAPVGLAPGLSEEQRAGAAQFQSALTHGHPTALAASDLTAHAVRLLAQGAPPAGLVARLRSYAVANRTRYHHRWLGDLWTRSQDPSAEHFIARGWDECLDILDRLAEALRDPAPESDPCLATGAGWIAEEAMATGLLCFLLFPEEPVTALRRAACSSGDSDSIACLTGAFAGAYTGADAWPTPWADRIEYQGELVTLGALWDL